The stretch of DNA CCAAAAACTTCAAATTAAAATTCATcttgacatcacacacacagtctgttaaAGAAACAGGTGGAGCTTTGTTAGATTCAAGTTTCTTTACAACACGGAGGTCCTGACAGGCCCGCTGCTGTGGACGGACAGAGGAGGAGCTTAGACGTTGTCCTGGAGGTTCGGGTTTTTAACTGTGGGTGATTCCGCCTGAGACCAAACGCTTGTTAGTGCGTCGTCTGTCGAGtgtggagggagagggagactgATGGAGGTGCTCAAAgatggtggagtgtgtgtgtctgtgtgtggggtgtgtgtgtgtgtctgtgtgtgtgtgtgtgtctgtgtgtgtgtgagtgtgtgtgtgtgtgtgtgtgtctgtgtgtctgtgtgtgtgtgtctgtctgtgcgtgtgtgtgtgtgagtgtttgtctgtgtttgtgagtgtgtgtctgtgcgtgtgtgtgtgtgagtgtttgtctgtgtttgtgtctgtgtgtgtgagtgtgtgtgtgtgtgtctgtgtgtgtgtgtgtgtgtgtgtgtgtctgtgtgtgtgagtgtgtgtctgtgtgtgtgtgtgtgaggtataTATTTAATGAAGTGTTAAACTGTTGTTTCCTGCAGACTTTTACACTAAACACTActttccattcacacacacacacacacagacacacactgctctgcataCTAACACTGTCCAAACAAGGGAGGACTGATCTGATTGGTCAACTTCTGTTGcagtctgccccccccccccccccctacaaaGGCACCAACATTTCATGNNNNNNNNNNNNNNNNNNNNNNNNNNNNNNNNNNNNNNNNNNNNNNNNNNNNNNNNNNNNNNNNNNNNNNNNNNNNNNNNNNNNNNNNNNNNNNNNNNNNTGTGCTGTAAATGAGTTCTGacgtgtgtgtttcagagaagCAAGCCTCATATACTCAGTATTACCAGGACTAGAACCAGGACTAGAACCAGGACTCTGTCCACATGTCTAATGAAAGGTTTTTAGGCttctttaaagtgtgtgtgtgtgtgtgtgtgtggggggggggggggtcttgaCTTTCAGGCCCAGAATCACTGACACATTACTGGTGGTGCATGAaccacaaactgcagcaggtcCTGAGCCTGACGGTCTGACCCGCCTCGTGGAGGTCAGAGGGGACCTGGGATCTTGCATCAATGTTAGAATGTGCACCTTAAAGGTAACTTTGGCTGTTTGTGACTCGGTGTGTAAAAGAAGACCACAGACCTGGGACCAGTTCATGTGTCTCTTTGCGTCCTGTTGGGTTCACAGTGAAGGAGTTCAGTTCAGCCGGCCTCAGGTTAAACATCATCACTGTCCAACAGGACGTCTAGGACGTCTGCATGCAGAGAGTCCAGACTGGGAGCGCAGCAGCTACTATGAGGTGTTGAGGAGTGGTCTGGGATACATCCCCTGATAGTAGGAGGCCTCCAGAGACTCCATCGTCCTCCCCCCCAGGCCAGATGGCGCCCCTGCATTGTAGGAGGAGTACTGCAGTGCTTCGTAGGCTTTCAGGTccagtttgtgctgctgctccGAGGAGGACATGAGGTTGTTGATGGAGAATGGGTGGTTGAATGAATAGTGGGGGTCTCCTTTGATGTGAAGCTGGGATTCATGGGCCATGGAGTGGGGGGGCAGTGAAAGGGAGGACAGGAGCTGGGAGCCTGACACCTTCAGGTCTGATGCTCCAGCAACTCCTCCCCGCAGATCCAGACCAGGGGGTGAGACTGCCTGGCTGGAGGACGAGGGCAGCGAAGATTCCAGGAGTCCGGGAGGTTTGATGGAGTCCCCTGCAGGAGACATTTCCCCTGCCCCCCCCTGATCCTTCCCTGACTTCCCTGACATTTTCTTCTCACACTTGAACCTCTTCTGGCGGCGCAGGTAGCAGCCGTTCTCAAACATGTTCCCAGAGTCTGGGTGTAGGGTCCAGTAAGAACCCTTTCCTGGTTTGTCCGGTGATCGTGACACCTTGACAAAGCAGTCGTTGAAAGACAGTGAATGTCGGATGGAGTTCTGCCAGCGCTGCTGGTTCTGTCGGTAGTATGGGAACAGGTCCATTATCCACTGGTAGATCTCGCTCAGTGTCAGCATTTTACTGGGAGACTGCTGGATCGCCATGGTGATGAGTGAGATGTAGGAGTAGGGGGGCTTGGCGTGTGGGTAGCTCCGACGGAATGCCTTGTTATCCCGAGCACGGTTCAATCCACCGCCACCGTACGCCATGCCAGGACTCATGGTGGGACTCATGCCACCATAAGGGTTCAAGCCCATGGAAGTCTGCTGTGCAGACACTGAGTTCATACCAGAGGGGCTCAGGGCACCACCCATAGAAGCCACACCTCCACCCAGGCCTGACATGGCTGCAGGAGCTGATCCACCCATTCCCCCTACCGGGGCAGGACTCAGACCAGTACCGCTGTACGACATGTTAAAGGAGCCTGATGTGGTCCCACTGCTGGACATGTAACCTGACATGGAGCCCATCCCGAGACCAGAACCCATTCCGCCACCGGCCATTGGAGAGTAAACCTGCAGAGGAACCCAGAACAGTTACAGTCACACTGCACAGAACGAAGAAGAACCGGTTCTACCGGGTTAGACAGGTTAGACAGCTACACTTCACCTGGTCCGACCTTTAAAGCACCGCTGTCCTGCTGCATTCTGACCCATGTGGACTGGATCTCTTGTCCTGATCGACACTGATCTATTTCACAGGGAGTTCTGACCTCAATAATATCTGCATCACTAACGATGGTATCCAATCAATCAGGGACTGATGATGACCCCGTCCCTGCAGGGCCCCTGCTGGGTCCATTAAACACATCTACAGTTCAAGAGCTGCTCATCAATGTGATCAATCAAATCAA from Parambassis ranga chromosome 22, fParRan2.1, whole genome shotgun sequence encodes:
- the foxa1 gene encoding hepatocyte nuclear factor 3-alpha, whose product is MLGAVKMETHEAPDWSGYYSEEVYSPMAGGGMGSGLGMGSMSGYMSSSGTTSGSFNMSYSGTGLSPAPVGGMGGSAPAAMSGLGGGVASMGGALSPSGMNSVSAQQTSMGLNPYGGMSPTMSPGMAYGGGGLNRARDNKAFRRSYPHAKPPYSYISLITMAIQQSPSKMLTLSEIYQWIMDLFPYYRQNQQRWQNSIRHSLSFNDCFVKVSRSPDKPGKGSYWTLHPDSGNMFENGCYLRRQKRFKCEKKMSGKSGKDQGGAGEMSPAGDSIKPPGLLESSLPSSSSQAVSPPGLDLRGGVAGASDLKVSGSQLLSSLSLPPHSMAHESQLHIKGDPHYSFNHPFSINNLMSSSEQQHKLDLKAYEALQYSSYNAGAPSGLGGRTMESLEASYYQGMYPRPLLNTS